A single window of Acanthopagrus latus isolate v.2019 chromosome 1, fAcaLat1.1, whole genome shotgun sequence DNA harbors:
- the LOC119020660 gene encoding deoxycytidylate deaminase-like, with the protein MAELHADLDRNREDYLDKENFMALAVLVAQRSKDPNTKVGACIVNQVKKIVGLGYNGMPNGCDGQLPWARTADNRLDTKYPYVCHAELNAIMNKNSADVKDCTIYVSLFPCNECAKLIIQAGISKVIYLSDKYHDTPEMVASRRLLDAARIQCEQFQPEGNEIRIPF; encoded by the exons ATGGCAGAACTGCACGCTGATCTGGACAG GAACAGAGAAGACTACCTGGACAAGGAGAACTTTATGGCTCTAGCCGTACTGGTAGCTCAGAGGAGCAAGGACCCGAACACAAAG GTGGGGGCATGTATAGTGAACCAAGTGAAAAAAATTGTCGGCCTTGGTTACAATGGTATGCCCAATGGCTGTGATGGCCAGCTGCCGTGGGCCAGAACTGCTGACAACCGACTTGACACTAAATACCCTTATG TGTGCCATGCAGAGCTGAATGCCATTATGAACAAGAACAGTGCTGATGTGAAAGATTGCACCATATATGTGTCTTTGTTCCCCTGCAACGAGTGTGCCAAGCTTATCATCCAGGCAG GTATAAGCAAAGTGATCTATCTTTCTGATAAGTACCATGACACGCCAGAGATGGTTGCTTCAAGAAGATTGCTGGACGCTGCACGCATACAGTGCGA gCAGTTCCAGCCCGAAGGTAATGAGATTAGAATTCCATTTTGA